One Bacillota bacterium DNA window includes the following coding sequences:
- the lpxA gene encoding acyl-ACP--UDP-N-acetylglucosamine O-acyltransferase, with the protein MKTAQTPSFRIRKIHETAIIHPTARIGQDVIIGPYCVIGEDVTIGDGCKLASHVVMEGPTTIGRNCAFSSGARIGVEPQDFKHNGEKTALVIGDNNVFREFVTVSRGTVSGHGETRIGDNNMVMSYGHIAHDCRVGSHTIITSGAALAGHCTLEDYAIVGGMAGVHQFVKIGRMAMIGGMAKVTKDVPPYMLVDGNPARVIGVNVVGMRRNGTPPEVREAVRRAYKILYESGLNLSQAIGRIEQELRGSDEIDHLVQFLKTSTRGIIAGHPREPRALQD; encoded by the coding sequence ATGAAAACCGCCCAGACCCCGAGTTTCCGGATCAGGAAGATCCATGAGACCGCCATAATCCATCCGACGGCGAGGATAGGGCAGGACGTGATCATCGGACCGTACTGCGTGATAGGCGAGGATGTGACCATAGGCGACGGGTGCAAGCTTGCGAGCCACGTCGTCATGGAAGGGCCGACCACGATCGGCAGGAACTGTGCCTTCTCGTCGGGGGCGAGGATCGGCGTGGAGCCTCAGGACTTCAAGCACAACGGCGAGAAGACCGCGCTGGTGATCGGCGACAACAACGTCTTCCGCGAGTTCGTCACGGTGAGCCGGGGCACTGTCTCAGGCCACGGGGAGACGCGGATCGGCGACAACAACATGGTGATGTCGTACGGCCACATCGCCCACGATTGCCGTGTGGGCAGTCACACGATCATCACCTCCGGAGCCGCGCTGGCAGGCCACTGCACTCTCGAGGATTATGCGATCGTGGGAGGCATGGCCGGCGTGCATCAATTCGTGAAGATAGGCAGGATGGCCATGATCGGCGGCATGGCCAAGGTGACAAAGGACGTGCCCCCTTACATGTTGGTTGACGGAAACCCTGCGCGAGTGATCGGCGTGAACGTCGTGGGCATGAGGAGGAACGGCACACCTCCCGAAGTGCGCGAGGCGGTGCGGCGCGCGTACAAGATCCTGTACGAATCGGGGCTCAACCTGTCCCAAGCCATCGGAAGGATCGAACAGGAGCTTCGAGGGAGTGATGAGATCGACCATCTCGTGCAGTTCCTAAAGACTTCCACCAGGGGCATCATCGCGGGTCATCCTCGCGAACCCCGCGCCCTGCAGGACTGA
- the lpxI gene encoding UDP-2,3-diacylglucosamine diphosphatase LpxI (LpxI, functionally equivalent to LpxH, replaces it in LPS biosynthesis in a minority of bacteria.) encodes MAAAASSKLGLIAGEGELASFVAKKASSLGTEVIAISLTGRLDPAVQSAAAKVYRVDLADALSIVSILKAECVTEAVMIGKVWRAEGFRHRGPAAAVETVARGKPHRTDVEILLGFAEKLEEAGIVLVSQLRYLDDALPQEGVLGCRAPSPSEWQDVEFGARIARLVARAGVGQTVAVKDGAVVAVEAAEGTDAMIRRAGRIASGCAVVKVSWPGRDERFDIPTVGPGTIEVMRKAKATTLACEAGRTIIVRKRDTIALADEAGIALVGVSRMRGGKA; translated from the coding sequence ATGGCCGCGGCAGCGTCGTCCAAGCTCGGGCTCATAGCGGGCGAGGGGGAGCTAGCATCCTTCGTCGCAAAGAAAGCATCCTCTCTCGGGACGGAAGTGATCGCGATATCCCTCACCGGGAGGCTCGATCCGGCGGTGCAGTCGGCTGCCGCCAAGGTGTACAGGGTCGATCTCGCGGATGCGCTCTCAATAGTGTCAATTCTCAAGGCAGAGTGTGTGACCGAAGCCGTAATGATAGGCAAGGTCTGGCGGGCCGAGGGATTTCGGCACCGAGGGCCGGCGGCCGCGGTCGAAACGGTCGCGCGCGGGAAGCCCCACCGCACTGATGTCGAGATCCTCCTGGGTTTTGCAGAGAAACTGGAGGAGGCGGGCATCGTCCTCGTGAGCCAGCTGCGTTATCTGGACGACGCACTGCCGCAGGAGGGTGTCCTCGGGTGCCGCGCCCCTTCCCCGTCTGAATGGCAAGACGTCGAGTTCGGGGCGAGGATCGCCCGGCTGGTCGCTCGAGCCGGAGTCGGCCAGACGGTGGCGGTGAAAGACGGGGCGGTGGTGGCCGTGGAAGCGGCCGAAGGCACCGACGCGATGATACGACGAGCGGGCAGGATCGCGTCCGGATGCGCCGTGGTGAAGGTGTCCTGGCCCGGCCGGGACGAAAGGTTCGACATACCGACGGTGGGACCGGGTACCATCGAGGTCATGCGGAAGGCCAAGGCTACGACACTTGCATGCGAGGCCGGCAGGACGATAATCGTGAGGAAACGCGACACGATCGCTCTGGCTGACGAGGCGGGCATCGCCTTGGTAGGAGTATCGCGGATGAGAGGCGGGAAGGCTTGA
- the lpxB gene encoding lipid-A-disaccharide synthase, with amino-acid sequence MIVTGEASGDMYGGRLAEKLKVLRPGIDLFGLGGKLMQAAGVRLLFDPTGLSAVGFAEALRSAVALREVLVEARRALSSERPSCLVLIDFPEFNTRLAGEAARRGVRSVYLFPPTAWAWRRGRARRIARTVTKVASVFPLEAEVYREAGASVEFVGHPLLDLVSPAGLADRQAAREELGLGAGSKVDTNAPIVGLLPGSRAQEMRLLLAPMLEGAVRIARARPGARFVLPLAETVPDEAVRKAVAAVGLPIRLVRRQAHECMAAADALVVASGTATLEATIVGTPMVVVYRVSRSTAALARLLLKIPYISWPNILARQRIVPELLQGEATGERIARETLRLLDDPASADEMIEGLAKARTALGSPGALERVARLVIEVARA; translated from the coding sequence ATGATCGTGACCGGGGAGGCGTCCGGCGACATGTACGGAGGCCGCCTGGCAGAGAAGCTCAAGGTCTTGCGCCCAGGCATCGATCTCTTCGGGCTGGGCGGGAAGTTGATGCAGGCCGCCGGTGTGCGCCTGCTTTTCGACCCTACCGGCCTTTCCGCTGTGGGCTTCGCCGAGGCACTGCGCAGTGCGGTTGCGCTGCGCGAAGTTCTCGTCGAGGCCAGACGAGCCTTGAGTTCGGAACGGCCCTCGTGTCTCGTTCTAATCGATTTTCCGGAGTTCAACACGAGACTTGCCGGGGAGGCTGCCAGACGGGGCGTGAGATCGGTGTACCTCTTCCCTCCGACGGCATGGGCGTGGCGTCGAGGCCGCGCCAGGCGAATTGCGCGAACGGTCACGAAGGTCGCTTCGGTGTTTCCACTCGAGGCCGAGGTGTACCGCGAAGCAGGCGCGAGTGTGGAGTTCGTGGGCCATCCTCTTCTGGACCTGGTGAGCCCGGCCGGGCTTGCCGACAGACAGGCCGCCAGGGAGGAGTTAGGATTGGGAGCAGGCTCGAAAGTGGATACCAACGCACCGATCGTGGGTCTTCTGCCGGGAAGCCGCGCCCAAGAGATGAGGCTGCTCCTCGCGCCGATGCTGGAGGGCGCGGTGAGGATCGCTAGAGCGAGGCCGGGGGCTCGGTTCGTGCTACCTCTCGCTGAGACAGTGCCTGACGAGGCGGTCCGAAAGGCCGTCGCGGCTGTTGGCCTTCCGATCCGGTTGGTCCGGCGTCAGGCGCACGAGTGCATGGCCGCGGCCGACGCGCTGGTGGTCGCGTCGGGCACGGCCACGCTCGAGGCGACCATCGTGGGGACACCGATGGTTGTGGTGTACAGAGTGTCTCGGTCCACGGCAGCGCTGGCGAGGCTTCTCCTGAAGATACCCTACATCTCGTGGCCCAACATCCTTGCGCGACAGCGCATCGTTCCAGAGCTGCTCCAAGGCGAGGCCACCGGGGAGCGCATCGCACGCGAAACGTTGAGGCTCCTGGACGACCCGGCGTCTGCCGACGAGATGATCGAGGGCCTGGCGAAGGCCCGCACCGCCCTTGGCTCTCCCGGCGCGCTGGAGCGGGTCGCCAGACTTGTTATCGAGGTGGCGCGGGCATGA
- a CDS encoding ABC transporter ATP-binding protein/permease, producing MKRGGQGPLKKLITVMLPYAHVFAGGLVCTIFAGLSNLLIYWVVKELIDRVLTGPDAVGRAAMLNLVVVGILVLFILKGIVSYGQVYLMAFVGHRVVADLRERIYGHLQRMSLGFHESRRRGEMISRVTNDVAIVQASVSSGMAELLSQLVMLVGIAGLMFYLDWKLSLVTVAIMPLVAAVVGKAGNRLRRITGLIQSTIADVTSVLQETLAGIRIVKAFTMEAHEMERFRRENEGNFAASLKGARVNAAVGPVVEFLSVIGLAAVLWFGGRQVIRGYLTLGEFMAFLGAVGTAPTPLGRLSATYGAFQQALGAADRIFDLLDEEPEVEDAPGAVGLPSTISGRVDFEDVHFAYRPDEPVLNGISFTVVPGEIVALVGPSGAGKTTLINLIPRFYDPSSGTVRIDGYDLRRLRLSSLRRAIGLVPQETVLFSVSVAENIAYGKPGASEREIVEAAKLANAHDFVMRLPDGYDTLIGERGVMLSGGQRQRIAIARAVLRDPRILILDEATSSLDPESEVQVQEALARLFRNRTTFIIAHRLSTVRMANRILVIDGGRIVESGTHDDLMALNGHYTRLASAKFCEEQVI from the coding sequence TTGAAGCGGGGCGGCCAGGGTCCCCTCAAGAAGCTGATCACGGTGATGCTGCCCTACGCCCACGTCTTTGCGGGCGGCCTCGTCTGCACGATTTTCGCGGGCCTATCCAATCTCCTCATATACTGGGTTGTCAAGGAGCTCATAGACAGGGTTCTTACAGGGCCCGACGCGGTGGGACGCGCCGCCATGCTCAACCTCGTCGTGGTCGGGATTCTCGTCTTGTTCATCCTGAAGGGGATCGTGTCGTACGGTCAGGTGTACCTGATGGCGTTCGTGGGCCACAGAGTCGTCGCCGATCTTCGGGAGAGGATATACGGCCATCTCCAGCGTATGTCCCTCGGTTTCCACGAGAGCAGGCGCAGGGGCGAGATGATATCCCGCGTCACCAATGACGTGGCAATAGTCCAGGCGAGCGTGTCTTCGGGCATGGCCGAGCTTTTGTCGCAGCTGGTCATGCTCGTGGGCATCGCGGGTCTCATGTTCTACCTGGACTGGAAGCTGTCCCTCGTGACGGTGGCGATAATGCCGCTGGTCGCAGCGGTGGTGGGGAAGGCCGGCAACAGACTCCGCAGGATAACCGGGCTCATACAGAGCACGATCGCAGACGTCACATCGGTTCTCCAGGAGACTCTGGCCGGGATCAGGATAGTCAAGGCCTTCACCATGGAGGCCCACGAGATGGAGCGGTTCCGTCGCGAGAACGAGGGCAATTTCGCGGCCTCGCTCAAGGGCGCGAGGGTGAACGCAGCCGTTGGGCCCGTGGTCGAGTTCCTATCCGTGATCGGGCTCGCTGCCGTTCTGTGGTTCGGCGGGCGCCAGGTCATACGCGGCTACCTGACCCTCGGCGAGTTCATGGCGTTCCTTGGCGCGGTTGGGACGGCCCCGACCCCCCTAGGGCGCCTGTCGGCCACCTACGGAGCGTTTCAGCAGGCGTTGGGTGCCGCCGACCGCATTTTCGATCTGCTTGACGAGGAACCAGAGGTGGAAGACGCCCCGGGAGCCGTTGGGCTGCCCTCTACCATATCCGGCAGGGTGGACTTCGAGGACGTACACTTCGCCTATCGTCCTGACGAGCCTGTCCTGAACGGCATCAGCTTCACCGTCGTGCCAGGCGAGATCGTGGCGCTGGTGGGGCCGAGCGGCGCCGGAAAGACGACGCTCATCAACCTGATCCCGAGGTTCTACGACCCGTCGAGCGGGACCGTGCGCATAGATGGCTACGACCTGAGGCGGTTGAGACTGTCGTCGCTCAGGCGTGCCATCGGCTTGGTGCCGCAGGAAACCGTCTTGTTCAGCGTGAGCGTGGCGGAGAACATCGCCTACGGGAAGCCGGGCGCGAGCGAGAGAGAGATCGTGGAGGCTGCGAAGCTGGCGAACGCTCACGATTTTGTGATGCGCCTTCCCGACGGGTACGACACTCTCATAGGGGAACGCGGGGTTATGCTGTCCGGCGGGCAGCGTCAGAGGATCGCCATTGCCAGGGCCGTTCTGCGCGACCCGCGCATCCTCATCCTGGACGAAGCCACGTCGTCCCTGGATCCCGAGTCGGAGGTGCAGGTGCAGGAGGCGCTCGCCCGTCTCTTCAGAAACCGGACGACTTTCATCATAGCCCATAGGCTCTCAACGGTTCGAATGGCCAACAGGATCCTGGTGATCGACGGCGGCAGGATAGTCGAGTCGGGCACCCACGACGATCTCATGGCGCTGAACGGGCATTACACGAGGCTCGCTTCCGCCAAGTTCTGCGAGGAGCAGGTGATATAG
- a CDS encoding NDP-sugar synthase has product MKAMVMAAGVGSRLEPLTVNVPKPMVPVVTRPAMEHILALLRRHGVREVVANLWHLPESIEAYFGNGAAFGVSLRYSREEELRGTAGGVLAAKSLLWSGAGEGTFLLVAGDALTCADLSRLVEFHREKKALVTIGLKPVRDPSRFGVVVADDDGRVLEFQEKPKRGEARSNLANTMIYVFEPEIFDHIPTEGAPDFGKDVFPRLVREGASFYGLVLDEYWCDIGTLSHYRLAHRDILAGAVHVDIPGREVSPGVWIGEGAEVHRAATLLAPVLIGRGAKVGPGVQVGPYSVIGDNCVVDEGARIYQSVVWNNTRVGREATLKDCVVGSECYLERGASLGEGVVLSDECVVEEGGVVKRNVKIGPRRTVKRKVAVW; this is encoded by the coding sequence ATGAAGGCCATGGTGATGGCGGCAGGTGTGGGATCCCGCCTCGAGCCCCTGACGGTGAATGTCCCGAAGCCCATGGTTCCAGTGGTCACGAGACCGGCGATGGAGCACATACTCGCGCTCCTGAGGCGACACGGCGTGAGAGAAGTCGTCGCGAACCTCTGGCACCTTCCGGAATCTATCGAGGCTTACTTCGGGAATGGAGCGGCTTTCGGAGTGTCGCTCCGTTACTCACGCGAGGAGGAACTTCGCGGAACGGCGGGCGGGGTGCTCGCCGCAAAGAGCCTGCTGTGGTCGGGTGCAGGAGAGGGCACGTTCCTCCTCGTCGCAGGCGATGCGCTCACGTGCGCCGACCTCAGCCGACTCGTTGAGTTCCATCGCGAGAAGAAGGCGCTCGTCACAATAGGGCTCAAGCCAGTGCGAGACCCGTCGAGGTTCGGCGTGGTCGTGGCGGATGACGACGGCAGGGTCCTCGAGTTCCAGGAGAAGCCCAAGCGGGGCGAGGCCAGGAGCAACCTTGCAAACACCATGATCTACGTGTTCGAGCCGGAGATCTTCGACCACATCCCGACGGAAGGCGCACCCGACTTCGGCAAGGACGTCTTTCCACGCCTTGTGAGAGAGGGAGCCTCGTTCTACGGGCTCGTCTTGGACGAGTATTGGTGCGACATCGGGACCCTCAGCCACTACCGGCTGGCTCACCGGGACATACTTGCTGGCGCGGTGCACGTCGACATCCCCGGACGCGAAGTGTCACCCGGTGTGTGGATCGGCGAGGGTGCCGAGGTACATAGGGCCGCCACGCTGCTGGCACCAGTGCTCATTGGGCGAGGGGCGAAGGTGGGTCCCGGCGTTCAGGTCGGCCCCTACAGCGTTATCGGTGACAACTGCGTGGTGGATGAAGGGGCTCGGATCTATCAGAGTGTTGTCTGGAACAACACCCGTGTGGGCAGGGAGGCTACGCTCAAGGACTGCGTGGTAGGGAGCGAGTGCTACCTGGAGCGGGGCGCGTCGCTCGGCGAGGGGGTAGTGCTGAGCGACGAGTGCGTGGTGGAGGAGGGCGGAGTAGTCAAGCGGAACGTGAAGATCGGGCCGCGGAGAACGGTGAAGAGGAAGGTGGCCGTGTGGTAA
- a CDS encoding lipid-A-disaccharide synthase-related protein: MTTVLVLSNGHGEDVIGAMIAREVRALRPSLDVVGFPLVGLGKPYRDAHIRIAGIQRAMPSGGFAKHGVRLLLRDIRAGLIGHTANQIRHLRACARGASLAVCVGDAYPLLLAGLFVRRPILCLSTAKSEYIHGHYAVETWLMRRLAGMVLARDARTAKALAAVGVRADYAGNVMMDGFSITGENFGLTLEKKVVGILPGSRQEAYRNMVEILGVVRRLAEATGNGLDFVAGLAPSLDCTLLGQAVRAAGWRFVPGGSKDGEAGDVEAGIVGRLFPVESDEPCVILTQGRFGDVLNVSNIIIGLSGTGNEQAAGLGRPVVAFPTDGPQFNERFARAQKRLLGDALVLVEEGGPEAVAREVLSILGDSARVSRMRRAGYERMGEQGAATRTAKIIVHYLDTGRWEGCGFEKG; encoded by the coding sequence ATGACGACGGTTCTCGTGTTGAGTAACGGGCACGGAGAGGACGTAATAGGGGCGATGATAGCCAGGGAGGTGCGCGCGCTGCGCCCGTCCCTCGACGTGGTGGGTTTTCCTCTCGTCGGCCTCGGAAAGCCCTACCGCGACGCGCACATAAGGATAGCGGGGATCCAGAGAGCCATGCCCAGCGGCGGGTTCGCCAAACACGGGGTGCGTCTCCTGCTCCGGGACATAAGGGCGGGCCTCATAGGTCACACGGCGAACCAGATCCGGCACCTGCGGGCGTGCGCACGCGGAGCAAGCCTCGCCGTGTGTGTCGGGGACGCATACCCTCTGCTGCTTGCGGGCCTCTTCGTGAGGCGTCCCATACTGTGTCTTTCCACGGCGAAATCCGAGTACATCCACGGTCACTACGCCGTGGAGACGTGGCTCATGCGCAGGCTGGCCGGCATGGTCTTGGCCCGGGACGCGAGGACCGCCAAGGCGCTGGCGGCCGTGGGGGTCAGGGCGGACTACGCGGGGAACGTCATGATGGACGGATTCTCCATCACGGGAGAGAACTTCGGCCTGACGCTAGAGAAGAAGGTCGTGGGGATACTGCCGGGGTCCAGGCAGGAGGCATACCGGAACATGGTCGAGATCCTGGGTGTCGTGCGGCGCCTCGCGGAAGCGACCGGGAACGGCCTGGATTTCGTGGCAGGCCTCGCGCCAAGCCTCGACTGCACTCTCCTTGGCCAGGCGGTGAGGGCTGCCGGATGGCGCTTCGTCCCCGGCGGGTCGAAGGACGGCGAGGCTGGGGACGTCGAAGCTGGGATAGTTGGGCGGCTCTTCCCCGTCGAGAGCGATGAGCCTTGCGTCATTCTGACACAGGGAAGGTTCGGCGACGTACTCAACGTGAGCAACATCATCATCGGGCTGTCCGGCACAGGGAACGAGCAGGCCGCCGGCCTGGGCAGGCCGGTGGTGGCGTTTCCTACGGACGGACCGCAGTTCAACGAGAGGTTCGCCCGAGCGCAGAAGCGACTCCTTGGCGACGCGTTGGTCCTCGTTGAAGAGGGCGGGCCGGAGGCAGTTGCCCGCGAAGTCCTATCGATATTGGGGGACTCCGCGCGAGTCTCGAGGATGCGTCGCGCAGGCTACGAGAGGATGGGAGAGCAGGGAGCCGCCACGCGGACGGCGAAGATAATCGTGCATTACTTGGATACGGGGCGCTGGGAGGGCTGTGGTTTTGAGAAAGGCTAG